GCAAACGGCAAGGAATCAGTCAATTTCCAGATTTCAGTACTGATATACATGATTGCGTCAGGGCTTCTCTGTCTTGTTGTAATTGGATTTATTCTTTTACCGATTATCCTGATTGCAGATCTTGTGCTTGTGATTATGGCATCTGTAAAAATAAGTGCAGGTGAAGAATACAAATATCCTTTTTCAATTCATTTTATATCGTAGGAGAAATTTTATAAATGGTTCAGGAAGGGCTCTCACAGAAACGTTTTGCGGTATTTATTACAGAGATACCTGTTCAGCCGAGAGATATTGATATGAACGGCCATGTCCATCATTCTGTTTATCTTGATTATTTTCTTGCAGCGAGATTTGATCAGATGGGGCGGTGCTATAAAATGTCAATGGATGAATTTAATAAACTCGGATTCACAATGTTTGCAAGAAAATATGAGATTGAATACAGGGGTGCTCTTGCAATGGGTGATGTGGGTGTTGTAAAGACGTGGGTTATTAAAATAGGCAAAGCGAGTGTTGATGTAGGATTTCAGATTGAGTCCCGAAAAGATAAAACATTAGCTGTAAAAGGCGCAGCGCGTTTTGTCATGATAGATATACGCATAAAAAAGCCGGTTCCGATTCCTCAAAATGTTAAAGAAAAGTATTCCATTCTGGCCAAAGAAGAGGATGAAAAGTAAATTGTCCGGATTGTTTCTGGATATCCCGAACAATTTGGATTAAGGCGGATATGGGCGGTGTTTATGACAAAGGGAAAGTCCTTCTGGTAAATCCCTGGATTACGGATTTTGTTGCATATGATTTCTGGTTAAAACCCCTGGGCCTCCTGTATGTAGGCGCATGTCTTCGTGCAAGAGGATACTCAGTATCATTATTTGACTGTATGGACAGACTGCATGCAGCAGTACCCGTAGGGAGAATTAAAAAAAGGCCTGACGGTACAGGAAAGTTTTTTAAAGAGATAATTCCAAAACCAAATGCAGTAGCTCATGTACCAAGGCGTTACGGAAGATACGGTATACCAAAAGATGCAGTAATAAAAAATTTTAAAAAGTATCCCGTACCCGATGTAATACTTGTAACATCAGGCATGACATATTGGTACACAGGCGTATGGGAAATGATTGAGCTTCTGCACAAAATGTTTCCCGGCATACCTGTGGTACTTGGGGGCATTTATGCTACACTCTGCACTAACCATGCAAAAGAAGGAAGCGGAGCTGATTTTGTAATCTCCGGCTCAGGTGAAAATCCCGCATTAAAATTAGTAGATGAAATTACAGGGAACAACTCGGAACTATGTTTTAACGGTTCTCCGGACAGCCTGCCGTCTCCGGCTTATGATTTGTATCAGAAACTTGAATCTGCAGCAGTACTCTCTTCCCGGGGCTGCCCGTATTCATGCCCTTTTTGTGCTTCAAAACTGCTTGAACCTGTATACAGCAGAAGAGACCCTGCAAGAGTTGCGGGAGAGATAGAAAAACTTGT
The bacterium DNA segment above includes these coding regions:
- a CDS encoding DUF4870 domain-containing protein yields the protein MVEKKTDDERTWAMFCHLSALATFIGIPFGGVILPLIIWLMKRNDSELIDANGKESVNFQISVLIYMIASGLLCLVVIGFILLPIILIADLVLVIMASVKISAGEEYKYPFSIHFIS
- a CDS encoding acyl-CoA thioesterase; amino-acid sequence: MVQEGLSQKRFAVFITEIPVQPRDIDMNGHVHHSVYLDYFLAARFDQMGRCYKMSMDEFNKLGFTMFARKYEIEYRGALAMGDVGVVKTWVIKIGKASVDVGFQIESRKDKTLAVKGAARFVMIDIRIKKPVPIPQNVKEKYSILAKEEDEK
- a CDS encoding B12-binding domain-containing radical SAM protein, which gives rise to MGGVYDKGKVLLVNPWITDFVAYDFWLKPLGLLYVGACLRARGYSVSLFDCMDRLHAAVPVGRIKKRPDGTGKFFKEIIPKPNAVAHVPRRYGRYGIPKDAVIKNFKKYPVPDVILVTSGMTYWYTGVWEMIELLHKMFPGIPVVLGGIYATLCTNHAKEGSGADFVISGSGENPALKLVDEITGNNSELCFNGSPDSLPSPAYDLYQKLESAAVLSSRGCPYSCPFCASKLLEPVYSRRDPARVAGEIEKLVRESGVSHIAFYDDALLLSKDDYIIPLLNYIIRKNIRIKFHTPNGLHARELERDTASLMKKAGFSTIRLSYETSDLFWQQRMNKVSDFDLLNSVDALLSAGFSGSQIGAYVMMGLPGQKAAEVAESMVFILRQGIKVSLAAFSPIPGTELFSQMVSQGMIERDVDPLLTNNSIFPTADFSMQRDEFIKLGTLAAEANAMINKGENPFSDAVWKKRINGFIK